From Rhodoferax sp. AJA081-3, the proteins below share one genomic window:
- a CDS encoding DUF4266 domain-containing protein produces MKALVWSLLTVGLGGALAGCSTPGPVQAWEKGNLAKPGMAMDADPLDQRFMQHIYTSKENSTGGASVGGGGCGCN; encoded by the coding sequence ATGAAAGCATTGGTTTGGAGCCTGCTCACGGTGGGCCTTGGGGGCGCTTTGGCTGGCTGCAGTACACCTGGTCCGGTGCAGGCCTGGGAAAAGGGCAACCTGGCCAAGCCCGGTATGGCCATGGACGCAGACCCGCTGGACCAGCGGTTCATGCAACACATCTACACCAGCAAAGAAAACTCCACCGGCGGCGCCAGTGTGGGTGGCGGCGGCTGTGGCTGCAACTGA
- a CDS encoding FAD:protein FMN transferase yields MSRWRSLRFEFSAMASPCSLQMDGQDEQGMRTAAAAAIAEVHRIEAKYSRYTEDSIISRINRAAGQDAVDVDAETAELLGFADSLWTLSGGLFDISSGVLRRAWDFKAGKLPAVDALQALLATVGSQHVQRQGHQVRLALPGMELDFGGFGKEYAADRAAAVLLQHGIHHALVNLGGDIHALGERGLPELQGAPWSVHIQHPRADASGGDTTLAVLPLARGGLATSGDYERFLMVDGVRYCHVLDPRTGWPVAHWQSVTVLAANTTTAGALTTIAMLKGVDAIAWLQAQGVRYLAVQHDGQVLSQGASDARS; encoded by the coding sequence GTGAGCCGCTGGCGCAGCCTGCGCTTCGAGTTTTCTGCCATGGCCTCGCCCTGCAGCCTGCAGATGGATGGCCAGGATGAACAGGGCATGCGCACCGCCGCTGCCGCAGCCATTGCGGAGGTCCACCGCATTGAGGCAAAGTATTCACGCTACACCGAAGACAGCATCATCAGCCGCATCAACCGCGCGGCCGGCCAGGACGCCGTGGATGTGGATGCAGAGACTGCCGAGTTGTTGGGCTTTGCCGACAGCCTGTGGACGCTCAGTGGTGGCCTGTTTGACATCAGCTCTGGCGTGTTGCGCCGGGCCTGGGACTTCAAGGCAGGCAAGCTCCCTGCAGTGGATGCCTTGCAGGCTTTGCTGGCCACAGTGGGCTCGCAGCATGTGCAGCGGCAGGGGCATCAGGTGCGCCTGGCCTTGCCGGGCATGGAGCTGGACTTTGGTGGTTTTGGCAAGGAATATGCTGCCGACCGGGCGGCGGCGGTGTTGCTCCAGCATGGCATCCACCATGCGCTGGTCAACCTGGGGGGCGACATCCACGCACTGGGTGAACGGGGTCTGCCGGAACTGCAAGGCGCGCCGTGGAGCGTGCACATCCAGCACCCGCGCGCAGATGCAAGCGGGGGCGATACGACTCTGGCGGTGCTGCCGCTGGCACGCGGCGGCCTGGCGACCAGTGGTGACTATGAGCGGTTTTTGATGGTGGACGGCGTGCGCTACTGCCATGTGCTCGACCCGCGCACGGGCTGGCCAGTTGCGCACTGGCAGTCGGTGACGGTGCTGGCGGCCAACACCACAACCGCCGGTGCGCTGACAACCATTGCCATGCTCAAGGGCGTGGACGCCATCGCCTGGTTGCAGGCGCAAGGCGTGCGTTACCTGGCCGTACAACACGACGGTCAGGTGCTGTCACAGGGCGCGTCAGACGCTAGGTCATGA
- a CDS encoding DUF3570 domain-containing protein, which produces MQTPVFTQPSPTTRHHSAGGSVLLASLVLPGLAALACVAPLTAAAETAPDKTTVALKYGHYTDSQPGWERVTARSPQLYVQAPIAGDWSLEASAVMDAVSGATPRWHTQNAAFSGASRMDDVRRAGDVKVTRYFARAAVSASLANSNENDYASHAAGLEARWSTEDNNRTWSAGLGLSNDRIDASKTGGSGSGGQKSTREYQLGLTQVLTTDDLVQFNLTRSLGRGYYSDPYKSFDQRPDLRDAWIALARWNHYLAPFDAALRSSYRYYNDSFGVLSHTLGLDWVQSAGAWTVTPGLRYYSQSAAHFYLDPILNAQGQYDQIAVITRAVNQRGRNQSTDQRLAAFGAVTLSVKLAYAFNPDTSVDVKLETYRQSASLQLGGEGSPGLDPFRANFVQLGLTHRF; this is translated from the coding sequence GTGCAAACCCCCGTTTTTACCCAACCAAGCCCTACCACCCGCCATCACTCCGCCGGTGGCAGTGTGCTGCTGGCGTCCCTGGTCTTGCCTGGCCTGGCCGCGCTGGCCTGTGTGGCGCCGCTGACTGCGGCCGCTGAAACGGCGCCCGACAAAACTACGGTGGCACTGAAATACGGCCACTACACCGACAGCCAACCGGGTTGGGAACGTGTGACCGCGCGCTCGCCCCAGCTGTATGTGCAGGCGCCAATTGCCGGAGATTGGTCCCTCGAAGCCTCTGCGGTGATGGATGCCGTGTCGGGCGCGACACCACGCTGGCACACCCAGAACGCCGCGTTTTCGGGTGCCAGCCGTATGGACGATGTGCGCCGGGCGGGCGACGTCAAGGTGACGCGTTACTTCGCGCGCGCCGCCGTGTCGGCCAGCCTGGCAAACTCCAATGAAAACGACTATGCCTCCCACGCTGCAGGGCTGGAGGCGCGCTGGTCCACCGAGGACAACAACCGCACCTGGTCTGCCGGGCTCGGCCTGTCCAATGACCGTATCGACGCGTCCAAAACGGGCGGCAGCGGCTCTGGCGGACAAAAGAGCACGCGGGAGTACCAACTGGGCCTGACCCAGGTGCTCACCACCGATGACTTGGTACAGTTCAATCTGACGCGTAGCCTGGGCCGTGGTTATTACAGCGATCCCTACAAGAGTTTTGACCAACGCCCGGACCTGCGGGATGCCTGGATTGCACTGGCGCGCTGGAACCACTACCTGGCGCCCTTTGACGCAGCATTACGCAGCAGCTACCGCTACTACAACGACAGTTTTGGCGTCTTGTCCCACACCCTGGGTCTGGATTGGGTGCAAAGCGCCGGCGCGTGGACGGTCACACCCGGCCTGCGTTACTACAGCCAAAGTGCGGCGCACTTTTACCTGGACCCTATCCTGAACGCCCAGGGCCAATACGACCAGATTGCGGTCATCACCCGTGCGGTCAATCAACGGGGCCGCAACCAATCCACAGACCAGCGCCTGGCCGCGTTTGGCGCGGTCACGTTGTCGGTCAAACTGGCCTATGCCTTCAACCCCGACACCTCGGTGGATGTCAAACTGGAAACCTATAGACAAAGTGCCAGCCTCCAACTGGGCGGCGAAGGCAGCCCCGGGCTGGACCCGTTCAGGGCCAATTTTGTGCAGCTGGGCCTGACCCACCGGTTTTAA
- a CDS encoding TlpA disulfide reductase family protein produces MRQFFARAAALVLGAFLGLPAAAVEVGDVPPAFNLTGRVGAVKLSDYAGKTVYLDFWASWCGPCKQSFPWMNDMQARYAAQGLRVVAINVDQKAEDAQAFLRKTPAHFDLAFDPTGQTPKAYAIKAMPTAVLIGPDGKVLSVHSGFKDNDRSALEQNIRQALRLP; encoded by the coding sequence ATGCGTCAATTTTTTGCGCGAGCTGCGGCGCTGGTCTTGGGTGCTTTCCTCGGCCTGCCGGCCGCTGCGGTTGAGGTGGGGGATGTGCCTCCCGCCTTTAACCTGACCGGGCGTGTTGGTGCCGTCAAACTCAGCGACTATGCGGGCAAAACGGTGTACCTGGACTTTTGGGCCTCGTGGTGTGGGCCGTGCAAACAGTCGTTTCCGTGGATGAACGATATGCAGGCACGCTACGCGGCACAGGGGTTGCGTGTAGTGGCAATCAATGTGGACCAGAAAGCCGAGGACGCCCAGGCGTTTTTGCGCAAGACGCCGGCCCACTTTGACCTCGCATTCGACCCCACGGGCCAAACCCCCAAGGCCTACGCTATCAAAGCCATGCCCACCGCGGTGCTGATAGGCCCGGATGGCAAGGTGCTCAGCGTGCACAGCGGTTTCAAGGACAATGACCGCAGCGCACTGGAGCAAAACATTCGCCAGGCCCTGCGCCTGCCTTAA